GTAACCATATGAACAGACTTTGGTGCAGACTAGTTCCTGTGTCAAGCTCCTCCAGTCTTCAGAGGTGGTTCAGTGCAGACGTGGCCCATTAAAAGTTCCAAGGTTTGTGCTGTCGGTGCAACTTTGTGCCAGCTTCACATAATGAAGACAAGAGAGAGCAGAGAGCCGATCACAACGATGATGCTGTTGTAGATGGGCCCACTGGACGCTCCGGTGTAGTACTCCATATCTCCAGAGCCCTCTGGCTCGTATGCAGGACCGGGTCCATAGCCACCACTGTGTCGCGGGTAGCCGTAACCTCCTCCGTAGCCCCCATATCCCCCATAGCCTCCGTACCCTCCATACCCTCCGCCGTACCCATAACCGGGGCGGCTCAAGGCGGAGCCCAGCATGGCTCCTCCGATGGCCCCCGCTGCTGCGGCGCCGGCTACTTTACCCGCACTGGGCCCACTGCTCCTGGGAGGGGCCGGTCTATAGGATGGCCTCCGGCCACCAAAGCCCCCCCTGAAGCCTCCGCCACGACGGGCCTCTGAGCTAGGGGTCAAAGAGGCTAAGAGCAGCACACACATGGTCACCGTCAGGGTCACTTTTTGTAGCCGGAACATGATTGGTTTACCTGGAACAACACACATTGAAAAACAAAGTAATAGTGTAATACAGTGTGTAGTCAGTCAGGCATATCATATCCATAATAATGACTAAATTAATGACCCCTAATTTAGAAAGTTAATTTGACTTAGGTCagaaatagacacacacacaagatgttCTGAGCACAGCTTTGTTATTTTTACCATGCTGATTATTGAAGAGCTCTTAATCCTTCTAAATGGAGATGCACTTTTTATGGAAGCTTTCATAATCCTCAGTTCCTAACAATGCTTTCTGCTCAGTGCCCCTGTGCTATGACATATAATGATGTCAACAAGTGGACAGTAACAATGTCCGTATTGCAAATAATGTTGCCTGTTACAATATAAAATTATTGATAAGAGTGGGAAGACGAGTGTTGTTCTATCATTCACACACTCACAGACTTGTTCCTAATTTAAACTGGTAATAATCCAATTAGTGTAGGTCATTTGTAACAAGGCGAGAACTTTCCAACACAAACAAATGTGATGTAATCTGAATCGATGACGCACATCAAAATATGCCAAAATGTAGTCAATCAACAtctaaaaatgttgtaatcaaaATAGACACACTCTGGGAAAACTGACGAGACCGCTGCAAAATTGAACAGGACAAATATGTGGAcattaacattaaaaatgacTTTGTGGCCCATGTTGCTCATCACAAtcacaaaaaagttttttttaaattaaaaaaaaaagacaaaaacacatCAAGGACTAGCTGGCAAATACTTTTGCAGTGGTATCTTAATATTTTTTCCAAGGCTCATCTCAAAACAGAAGAGGctagaaatattttctcaataATATTTAGTAGTATATTAGTAGATTCATTCAGAAGACCAACCctaattgaaaaataattttgatCATTCTGCTATTGTAGTTTTTCAAGATGATAAATTTGGGATTTCATTGACTAATCATCAAATTACAACAAAAACTGAACTAGTGAATTAAATCAGTTCCCCACACTATTCAAATGCTAAAAGGTGTTCTTACCTGCTTGGCGTTTTGTCAAGAAATCAAAACCCTTCTTGTGTTTCTCTCCTCCAGTAGCTGAAAAGCACCaattgtgtgtacgtgtgtcgcTGTGCGCAAGCAGCAGTCTATGAAGTGTGTTTCAGTGTCAGCCACTTCTCCTTCAGATGATCCCGTCGAGGGGATCATCATCACGTCTGTCATTGGCTGGCTGAGTGGTAATCTGTTTCAGACTTGGAACACCTGATGATCTAATTTTGAATCAATGCTCCAATAAGGCAAGTAAAACATCTTATGAGCTTGACTAAGAGGATATTGCTGTCAGTTTCAGGAATGTTCGATGAGGGGTGGGCAAAGTACGGCCCGTGGGCCATGTAAGGGCAGCTTGGTCTTTCATCCGTCCCACTATGCTTGATATTATGGCTTATAACAACATTAAATATACTTTTTAGGAAAAAAATTATTGCCTGACTTTCGATGAACACTTATAGCATAACCACTGCGCTACAGAAAATGCAAAGATGATGGATAACGCACCCCACTATTTGCGGAAATACAGTATCAGCATATTTTAACCACCCACGTTTGTGTTATCTTTCtccaatttcattttaattaaattacaaTCATTATTCAACACCAGCAGCCCTTCATTTTCATGAGTTCTTCACATTATTTCATAACTTCTGAAGaagtcatacaaaaaaaaagcagtcaaAAGAAGTCGAAAAACAAAAGCATGCACATTCTCAGAATGACATACAAAGATGAAGTACTACACAGTACACGACGGCTCATAAAGAAAACGACAAAATCACTAAAAGACATCCTATGTGAGTAACAGTGGGTGCAGCGGACGCCTCTTAACAGCATTGCCGAGGTGAGCCGATATTAATTCGGTGCCAGACGACACAACATGACGTCGCTCGTCTGTGTGCCGCTCGACACTCTCACTGACCTACTTCCACTCGAGCGCGGCGTGTAAGTTGTGTGGATGTCGCACACAAGCAGTCTTGAGTTGTGCACCGGGCTTAAAGTCTTTTTGCTGTGCTTTCAAAATATCAACATGACATTCATATCCTTTACGTGGGATGTGCGTGTTGTCTGTGACCAATGCTGATTTGTAGACGTACCTGTGAGTTGAGGGTGAACCACTTGACCACTCGTAGTAGGGGACAAAAAGGATCCCAGTGCATCGTGGacacaaaaggaggcttttggcCTTTGTTCTCGCTGtctaatttttacttttgaggGAAAAAGTTATTTGTTTGTGCTTGGTGAGGTTTTTCCGCAGGCACTTGACTAAAAGCATGACCTGATGCTTGTGCTTTAAATGAACTTTTAACATGAGACAATCAATGCGGAGAGCACAATGGCTGAGTGGCTAAAAAGTCTTGGTCGCAGTTGAGAGGTCAGGCAGGGTCATTAAGGCCTCTCAATTGAAAGTCAATGTTTGTTTGTCAAAAGGTGTCTCGTGTAACAGTCCAGGGTGtgacccaaagtcagctggcagGTACAGTCTCCAGCTTACTTGTGACCCGAACGAGGACAATAGAAAACGGATGACTGGCCAGTGTAACCTTCTGTCTCCGTCATCCAAAGCACAGACATCGAGACGGCGTCCTCGCTTCGTGTCTTGTGCGTTCGAAGCTTGGAGTCGTCCGACACGTTTGACGTGATGCTGGTGGCAGCTGGTGTTCACATACATGCGGGGCCTTCCGGAAGACAGCCGAGCTGCTTTTCGATGATACAACGCAAGACGTTGTACCTGCACAAGTCAAACAGTAATGATCAAAGAAAATCGGTGTATAAAATGTTACGTAATTCTCCACACTGGATATTTTGACAAGTGCAAAATGTTAacatgttccttttttttgaTATAGTGACAAAAAATACCTTCTTTTATAAAACTGTAAATGGAAACAACCTCTCATACCTTCTTCTTAGCTTCTGCACCTCtctatcctcctcctccttcagctTGGTGATAAAGCTCTGCAGCACCGGCATCTCAAACTTGATATACTGCGCCACCTAGTGGAGTGGAGGAGATCACGCACACATGAGTGAGCTGAAAAGAAGCCAGGCTTgtcggtggtgtgtgtgtgtagagatGCTTACATCATATGTTACTTCTTCTCCCAGGTCTTCCTCCATGAGGAACAGTTTGCACACCTGCTCACACGGACCCTGCATGACTCTCCAAACCAAAGGGAAGTCACTGCGCTTCAGCTTCACTCGCTCTgaaaaaacacacgcacgcacacttatTAAACATTGTGCATttttactgaacaacatcactCAAAGTCAGCCGACAAGTGCTATAGAAATGGATGTTGGTAAATTTTATGAGAGGCATAAGTGTATCGAAAAAAGAAGAGGCTAATGCGTGTATAGTGAGAGTGCTTACGACTCACCTCCGCTAGCATGCGCGAGGTAGAGCGCAAAGTCGTCTGGGCTGTTTTCAATCTTAAACTTGTTGAGGAGTACTCTCAACACCTGAGGCGTCGTCATGCAGCTGTTGATGCGAACGTTGGTCACCGAGCCGAAAGCAGGCGTGAATACGGCTGTCTGAATACGACACGACAAACATGTGAGTCTTGAATCTTGAGGTGAGTTTTAACACAAAGCCAAGAAATTAACCATCACTGTGCCTTCCTCACCTTGTGGTTGTAGAAGTGTCCATTGATGGAGAAGCGATGGCGTCGGATCTTCCTCTGGTCGCTGGGGGAGCGTCGGTGGATGCGCCTTAGAACCCCGGCGTCGCTCTTGGTTCTgaggagctgagctgagctctcACTGTCCTCTGTTGGGTCGATGGGAGAGAGAGGCAATCACATCACAGTTGTTTCTTCATCAGACTGCTGATGAGGACATTCACCTTCAGCATGCTCCTCCATCACACCGTTGTCTTCCGATTGGTTGGCAGGCGGCGTCACCTCCACAGTGGGCGGAGTCtcgggtggcttttgttcaccgTCTGCGTTGTTTGGGGAGCTGTAAGGAAGTCGCAAATGACTCTTTATACATTTCTCATTCATTTTCTTAAATGACTTGTCAATGATTCAAATTATAAACAATGATAGTTATTTTATGATTCAAACGCAATATTTTACCTTTAACAATTTTGTTCGACTGCATATTTATTGTAACCAATGATTCATTCAGTGTACAGCTGGAGCAAATATGGAGGTATTTTGGCAGCGTTGACCTTCAACGTGAACATTTCCGGTCATTGATTCGTAACCTGATCAGCGTGCACTTCTCACCCTTGACTGTCCAGAATGCAACCCGAGTGCCAGGACgtagaggagggagggggacgGATGCGCTCGTGGTCGTCCTGCATCTGCAGCCTGATTGGTCGCCGCAGGCCCCAAAAGATGTTCAGCAGGCCCTCCACAATCAGCTCCCCCTCTTCCTGTTAGGGGGAAATCAATCAATTGCTCACCACCGGATCGAAGGACTGTCGGGCCACGAATGTAAAATGTCTGACAATACAGACCTCTCTGTGCCTGAGCTGTAAATTCTGTCCTTCATAGTAGAGGTTGTATGTTTTCAAATGCGAGAGGAGCGTTGCCCTGGAGACAGAGAAGGTCATATCTCAGCTCAGCACCTCGCTTGAGCAGCTTTGGCTGGATTTAGGCAACATAAAGAGGAACCTTGTGTGGAATTGGAAACTTTCAGGGTTGGAATCTTCTCAAATATGGATCAAAATTGGCCACTTTTAAGATGCAGTAAATCCAGCCTTTGTCATCATAAATGAGTGGCTTACTTGCTGATGAACTTGTTCTCTCCGACCTGAACCCCATTGTGAGTGCCATCCATGGTCACGCTGCATGAGAGGAGCTGATGACACAAACAAAAGAGGTGCTCCATCATTAGCAGACAAAGAGCACAAAAGAAGCAAAAGACAAGATTTATTGATTGGCAACTTGGACTTCCACTGCTCATTTCAACATGTCACTTCCTTCTCCGCATTTTCTGTGTGTTCGAGCCAGCATAGAAAAAGAAGCTAAACAGGTGCAGGGACACATGTGCAACTAGCTAAGACGAATTCTTCTTGCAGCTGCTCTCACAAAGACACATGCAGCCAGCAGATGAAGAATTAAAGACATATAAGCTTAAAATTCTGCAGTTTAGTGGAAAGCTGGCACGAGTatgtttcaaaatgttttttccacAGCACAGGTCAAAAAGGGGAATAGTTTGAACAGCTGTCATGAGATGCAGCAGATGAATCCTCCATATGGTGTCGAGACTAAATCACAAGGTTTTCATTCCCTCACAAGCCTGATGTTTCCCTGTCAACCAAAAGCGCAAAGTGAGCCCGCTTCTGTGATGTGAACACCACCGATGGATCTAGAAAAAAACAGCCATGTGTTAACAAGCAATATTCTGAGCGCACCatgatttttcttttgaaatggaaATTAGTACTGGCGCTATTTTGGGTCCCTTCTCTGAAATCGTCTCTTCAGTGCATTGTGGTTGTGaaggtgtgtatgtgtttgtgaGTCTTGTCTCAAGAGAGCAAAAGCAAGCAGTCAGAGGGAATCGAGAGCGTATAAAGGAAGTGCTCCCTTTCCGCTGTATCACTTCCTCCTTTGCTGGCCCAGTCACACAGGAAGCTGACACGGGGGCAAGACTTCCTCAATCCAACGCTGATGAATTAGCACCCACACCCACAGattatccacacacacacagatactaCATAATCTAAACCTGTCAATCAGTTCTCGGAATTGGATTAAATATTAAAAAGCAATCATCTGGGGGCTATCAATATTTCAGGTCTTGGTATGTCACACCTCAACGGGTGGCGTCAAGCTACAAAATGGAGGTGACTTGAATAGAGCAGCTGCGACCAAGGGCGGTTGTGGACTGAGACAGTGATATACTTCATGTGATCTCAACAACAGGATCAGCTCAAGATGGCTGCTTTTTAACCTCGAGGCCATCTTGACAAGTCAAGTATGTGCTTAATGCAAGCTTTCTTTCAGATTGCCGTCACTAAATAGCGAAGAGGTTAAACATTTCCGATTGTTTGCTTCGACTAAGTCTCCCTTCCGTGAGACATGAGATGGTAAATCAGAGGTTTGAATGGACAGTTCTGGAGAGTGAATTCCCTCGTGGCTCATTACGGCATCAGCCAGTCGGTTCCTGCACACTTTACCGCTTTTCGACATCACCCACTGCTCCTCAGCAGAAGCCTGTCTACAAGCAGATATGATTCATACTTTTTGCCAAACTCATCCAAACATTCTCGTTTTGTGTAATAGTGAAAGAGCTCAACTCATTCCGTGTAATTAAAACCCATGACTACAAACAACCTCCAACTCCCCTCCACCCTGGTTTCAAAACGACAAACACACATGCctgcttgtttttctttctttcttttttttaactactaAGGATCCTTTTTAGTGAGATGAATAGCTTTTAAAACCCTCCTACCGACCCCTTTAACCCTGCCAACTCTACAGATCGCCTCTATTGTCATTAGTGTCATAGCAACCCAGAAACATTGAACCAAAAATATAGTTCCTTCTGCTTCTCATTAGACATGGCAGGGGCCATTTAAAGCTTGGCAGGCATGACTGAAAAAGAGATTAGGTCATGAAAAAAAGATTCTAGCACAGCAGCACAAATCTACTTGAAACTCAGCGCCACAATGTCGTTGAACTTATATTGCATACCACTGAACCACGATGCCTCTCATGCCTTGTGAATAAGTGCATAGAAATTCATCTAGGTTCTCCAAGTCTATACAATCCCTACTATCATAGCTCTGCAAACCCGATTGTGTTGCTCGGCAACTTATCAAGGGGTATCATCATATATGAGGGAGGGGGGCTGAGAAAATGTCATCAAAGTGCAAGAGGGGCTGGCTAAATAATTGACATCCCTGTTCTCGAGACGTTGGTTTGTAATTCTCTTTACTCACTTCATTTGGTGGTTCAAAATCATCTAGTAAGCATCAACGACATATATAATAAACATGAACATTTTTAGGTCAaatttacagtattttttttaaacttacgtATGAGGAGTTGTAACCTTACTGCTTATTATTACATAACCAGTCAGCCTTGATCTCGCACCAAGCTTTAGACGCAGCCCACACTTAATGACGATTGCACTACGATAGCATCCCTTTAACGAGTTGTTGCATCGTATGATTTAAAACATGAAATggtaagggtaaaaaaaaaaaaaacacgtttaaAGAATTCAACGCACACAATGGATGCCGCAGTGATGACATTAAAGAGCATCTTACCACAAACTACGACGACGTTGTCGGCTGCGTCAAAAGATTCGCTTCGTTCCTTTCACATGCGTTTTCGTGCGAGTTGCCGGTGGAACCGAAGGAAGCTCCCTCCTCGGTTTGTCCGCCCACGATCGCCTTCTTTTTTTCGGTCTGCCCGCGTTGTGGTGCTCAGACTTGGACAGAGCGATTGCATCTGTCGTGGAGGGCGGCGGAACTCGCTCGCGCCTCCCTGGCAGCCAATCAACGCGCGGGCCCCCCCAATGAGTCTATTGTGCACCAGACTTGGTCACACTTGAATGAAAGCCTCGAGGAACAATGGAGGAGACGAGCTGCCAAATAGTgaaccctccacacacacacctttgttGTTTTATGGAAGGAGCACGTGGTTTACAAACCAAGCGCTGGTTCCTTGAGATGAATGtcgaatgattaaaaaaaaaaaaaaaaacatctaacgTGGCAATGTGGCTTTGAGTTTTAGCTTAGGTTTTAAGTtaaatgattttaataaatcaaaCAGATGAAATAGTTGTGCGGAAACGCCGTCATTTGCAAGCTACATTTTAATATTTGCTCCATGAAATTGTATTAAATTGCCCACTAGTCTCACAGTCGCGTGATTATGACGTAACTAAACTGCTTCCTACGtgcatacagtgatccctcgctacttcgtgtTTCGTGTATCGCGGCTTCACGACATCGTggaatttttttccaaatttttattaaaagtccaaataaaacttctaaatcgaGGAAacgtgtgtctaacctttaggacagtgtagtattgctccaaatattcgtttacattcctttagaagaccGTTTTCATGTGttggcacgatcgcgaattagcatatttccgctaactcgttagcctgcccagtacttcttgttggtgaccgtacttcgcggatttcactcatCGCAGGTGATCTTTGGAACCaaatatccgcgataaacgagggattactgtacttagATGTTTTTTGTCCTCCAATCAGATTTCACCCTCTTTGTGTTGCCATGTTAATCTTATCTGTCCAGGACATTCAGAATTAGACTGGTTGACGTTAACTGAAAGTagttatagtacatacataattTGTAATGGCAGCTGGCAAGCATATGAACAataacacacatgtacacacagaaaaaaaagttgaaccaGTATTGACAGTATTTGCCATACTgtacaatttttatttatagAGAGAGTTGGGGCGTTGTTGAAAACGGGCCCATTTATTTTGGGAACTTCTCACAACTACTCCATCAGCATAGTGACATAAAATTCTCATTAATTTGTCATGAAGCAATAACTGGATCCTAATGATTTCAAATGAATAGATTGCAGATTTGCATATATATGAAAGCAGAGGGCTGCACATAGATTTATCTTTTAgtataaaatgaaaacaaagtaaACACCATCATACATTCTGTGACATCTTAAATAGTATTaggaacaaaaaaacattttggttgctacaattttttttcacaattttcaagtctttattaaaattaaatatgtaTGTAATCTATTCTCTAAATTTGCCTCATTCTTTGATTTTTGGTCGTGtattaacaaaaatgaaagcaagtttaggtgtattaaaaaaaaaaaaagacaaaaacttcCTAACTTACAATCAAAACATGACATGGAGTAGGATGAAATATGCATTTAGTCGTTTTCCTCTTTAAATGAAAGTATAACAAAATCATGCACTTTTCAGCATGATTAAAAGTTACGATTTCTCTTACAAATATTTACTTGCAAAAAAAGGTAtgtataaaaaggaaaaaaacacaagcacagtcacaaaaataaacaagtagTAGTACCCCAAAAGATTTTTGTACAAGTATCTCCTTCATAATAATTGAAAGAGACTGCTGTCTTTGTGTGCTTCTGGCCAACTTATTAAGAACCAACCACTGCTTCGTCACCGAACCAGTAAACACGTCAATGGAGGAGGTCCAGTTTTGTAAGTCATCTTTCTGACAGTCAAATCAGACTGCAGTTGGGTTCAGGCACGTCAAGCTATGTTGTGAGGAAGTCGGTTTCTGTGACAACCGCAGCTTCGGTCGGCTCGTAATAAGGACACcaggtcttttgttttgtgtccATAAACGTTGACCGTAAGAATATTCGGGGAGGGAAACATCCTGGTACACCAAACACAAGAGGACTGCAGGACAGCacagaaggtgtgtgtgtgtgatgtcattTGCATGGGTGTGAATACGACTGCTCGCTTGTAGTGTGCGTGATGCTGTAGTCGAAGgtatgaaacatttttttcaagatTTCAACAATTGAACTGTCGAGTAATCGATGCTTAATAATTTGGCTTATTGTGTggaatgagggggggggggggcttcatgCATCCATAGTTTTTCCGCACCGCTTGACCCAcagggcttttttttctttctttaataCTAACGCAATGGgaaatatattctttatcctctgtgaagagCGACTACTATTTGTGTGGCTGGCTGAGGCGCTGGTGCATCTCCATTTACAGAACAGAGCATCTGTAGTGGCCATGGCATGCACACCCGAgggagcagcacaatgtccatTTAATTTAAGGATgtggttactttttgtttttttaatattccaTTAAATGATATAATTAATGTATGATTTTATGTAGAACAACATTATAAAGTGCTATTTTCTCATTAGAAAGACATTACAAACATTTTTGTCATTGCCCTCATTTGTTTCAATGAGTAAAGATAATTTGCGATGTGAGCCTTTTGAGTTACAAGTGCGGTCAAAAAGTCTTATCTCAAGGCACTGCTGCAATAGCTTCATAATTAACAGGTCCACATTTCACCAAAGTATATTTGTGAATAAATTTAGACAGGATCATCATTATTTTAGTTGATGTACATTTTATGATGTTTGGTGACGACGTTTGTGTAATGTTAAATGCGTGCCTTGGCTCATTTAAGATTGAGAAAGAATGGGATGTGAAAGTAAAATTGAAAGATTAAAGTCTGGAACAAATAAGtttaacaaaagaaaaacaataaaatgccCCTAAATTAATTATTCACATCCTGGCACATGAGTGACCACAAACAGGGAGTTAAAGAGTTAAGGCCCAGCAGTATTTTGTGGTTCATGTGCCCGTCATAAGGTCAATAAGATATTCTTGGCACCTTGAAATGTAACAAAACTGGAAAAAGGCGCTGGCGTAATctggcaagatttttttttttttttttttttaacagcaatGCTGCCAGTTGTTGCCTTATATGGACAAGCACCAGTTCAACTTAACTGAAGCTGATGACGGCTTGTGTTGATTCTGAGTTTTTATAGGGCAGGACAACtaataattcataaataaaCTTTCAGCATTGTGCAAGCCACACAAAGACCTGCTTCAACAGAGCTTTGCACACAAACCTCTCTTctataaataaagaaatgactTTAATATAGATACGAACCCAAGAAAATGTATAGGCTAGTTTTTATGAGAACatctgttgcttttttttttggtaacaggaaaaatcaaaaacaaaccaacTTTTtggtttagtaaaaaaaaaaaaaaaaaaactggatacAATATTTAGCACTTTTCAAGTAATTTAGTGGAACCATGTTGCCATTATTATGGACCATGAAGTCGGCAAGAGTGAAAAATGTTGACAGCATTAGCAACAGACGATCCAATCCAGTCAgtaaacacaacatacacattCTCTTGTTCCGTTCCAGTTGGCTAATGCAGACTACAGTAGTTGACGCTGTTACATGTGACCCTGTAAACCAGTAACGGAGGATCCACACAAAGGGTCAGAGAGTCCAGCAAACAGTCAAAGACATTGAAACATGCAGGGTCAGCGTTTACGACACGTCTCTGATAAGGCCACGCAAGGTACAGTACGGAATTGCTTTCGGAAGAAGCCGCCAGAGAACAGGGGATGCCTGGAGTTATCTTCACTTCCGCTATGTGGATTCTAAAAGATGTCTACTTCATTTCTAGAACATCATGTTTTtaagattatttttatttttaggttgGACCTATAAAAGCTTGCGCTGTAAGTATTATCCCACGTGTTGTAAAATGTTTCTGAAAAATATACCTAATGaatctgatttaaaaaacaaagtaAATATTAGTTGATAAATGTTATGAAGTCAATGATATATGAATAGTATCAGTTGTTATGATTGTCTTGAAGCCATTGATGCAAAGTAGTGACAAATCCTCCATTATTCTGCATTATTTTTTGCCCAGTATGACAACGGCATTGAAACAGAAGCTTGCACTTCACCAGAAACCAGAACCAAAGTATAGTCATGTGAAATTGATACAATTACAGTCTCACCTAAGggtaatttagagtcttcaatcaaCTCAAGTTTGTGGAatgcgggaggaagccgacaaccCACACAAGCACGGGTAGAACATAATATTTAACCTCAGAACTCTTAGGCAGATTGTAAATATTTACAAAAGTCATAATAAAGATGAAGGCGAGTGTGTGGTGAAGTATCATTCCGTCTAACTTACAATTTAGGAACAAAGTGTGCAAGACAGGGCAAAAATAACGGAGCGGGGAAAGCCCCGGCTGAGAGGTAGAAAGTTAATGGAGGAGAAACAGTTGGCGTAACCGGGCAACCGAGCGCCTTTTTGCTCCCCATCTGTCTTCCTGGCAAACGTTTGCCCACTTGACGACATGTATAAAATATTGGTGGACTTTCTTGGTTGGAAACAGTAGCCGTAGTTTTCTATACAAGACATACGGATTTCACCACACACTTTCCGGAAAATTTGAATGTGATCTGagtgtttatttaatttaaggTATTTATTCACAAGTAGCGGAAGTGAAGATGACTCCAGGAAAACCCGCGTGAAAAAAGTATTTGAGCTGTTGCGAGGGGAACCCTTTGTGTAAAGTTAAAATAGTAGTGGCTAATACTGACAACCGTGGTGATATGTAAACTGTGAACTTTAATGCGTGGAACTCTAATTTGTTTCATGGGAAGTTTTGAAATGACCAAGGCATACATTCACAACTGAGGAGGCagcaacaaaaaacaatcaccGCGCCGGGGCCTGCCGACTTGCAGTCGTGCGTGCTCGAGCTGTAGCTTCTAAGCTAATTTAGATCGGGCTGTTGGTGTGCATCCATGTGTTTGCATTCATGGCATTATGTGATTGCCACCTTTTTTTGCATAATTCTCAATTGGCAGATTTATTGTGTCATCGTTGTATGCCCGTGTGGATTAAAGTGACAGCGTGAAAGAATGCACAACCATTCTGCATATTGagcacacatgcaaacacaccaaGCAGACTCCACGTGGTAACGTCTTCTGGGGCGTGCTGGCTGCGACTTGCGTTAGCATGCTCAAAATAGCATAGTGGGAAATgacaaagacagacagacagacaggggcAGACAGAGGTCGGTGCTTCACATGTCATCCACAC
This portion of the Syngnathus scovelli strain Florida chromosome 3, RoL_Ssco_1.2, whole genome shotgun sequence genome encodes:
- the rassf2a gene encoding ras association domain-containing protein 2a, which translates into the protein MDGTHNGVQVGENKFISKATLLSHLKTYNLYYEGQNLQLRHREEEGELIVEGLLNIFWGLRRPIRLQMQDDHERIRPPPSSTSWHSGCILDSQGSPNNADGEQKPPETPPTVEVTPPANQSEDNGVMEEHAEEDSESSAQLLRTKSDAGVLRRIHRRSPSDQRKIRRHRFSINGHFYNHKTAVFTPAFGSVTNVRINSCMTTPQVLRVLLNKFKIENSPDDFALYLAHASGERVKLKRSDFPLVWRVMQGPCEQVCKLFLMEEDLGEEVTYDVAQYIKFEMPVLQSFITKLKEEEDREVQKLRRRYNVLRCIIEKQLGCLPEGPACM